In Janthinobacterium sp. J1-1, a single genomic region encodes these proteins:
- a CDS encoding MipA/OmpV family protein, which produces MTHPHTVFSLLFAAILAVALPAAQAQVLAPELAAKEASPAPSQWGLGLAVGLDRKAYRDYDNDVQALPLLLFENRYISFFGTTLDAKLPSSGPLSFRLRARYANDGHEAKDSPYLAGMAERKGGVWLGGAVLWRGGVVNASAEALAATGDAEGKRVKLELNRDFQVGALTLTPRVAANWQDKKFVDYYYGVRAAEVRAGRAAYTGDAASNVELGLRMGYAVAPRHNVFVDLSATKLGGAIKDSPLVDRSNQGSVKAGYLYSF; this is translated from the coding sequence ATGACGCATCCACACACCGTATTTTCCCTGTTGTTCGCCGCCATCCTGGCGGTGGCGTTGCCGGCCGCGCAAGCGCAGGTGCTGGCGCCGGAACTGGCCGCCAAGGAAGCCTCGCCGGCGCCATCGCAATGGGGCCTGGGCCTGGCCGTGGGACTGGACCGCAAGGCCTACCGCGACTACGACAACGACGTCCAGGCCCTGCCGCTGTTGCTGTTCGAAAATCGCTACATCAGCTTTTTCGGTACCACCCTCGACGCCAAGCTGCCGTCAAGCGGGCCGCTGTCGTTCCGCCTGCGCGCGCGCTATGCCAACGATGGCCATGAAGCCAAGGATTCGCCTTACCTGGCAGGCATGGCCGAGCGCAAGGGCGGCGTGTGGCTGGGCGGCGCCGTGCTGTGGCGCGGCGGCGTGGTCAATGCCTCTGCCGAAGCGCTGGCCGCCACCGGCGACGCCGAAGGCAAGCGCGTCAAGCTGGAACTGAACCGCGATTTTCAGGTGGGCGCCCTGACCCTCACGCCGCGGGTGGCGGCCAACTGGCAGGACAAGAAATTTGTCGATTACTACTATGGCGTGCGCGCCGCCGAAGTACGCGCCGGCCGTGCCGCCTACACGGGCGACGCCGCCAGCAATGTCGAACTGGGCTTGCGCATGGGCTACGCCGTGGCGCCGCGCCACAATGTGTTTGTCGACCTCAGCGCCACCAAGCTGGGCGGCGCCATCAAGGACAGCCCGCTGGTCGACCGGTCGAACCAAGGCAGCGTCAAGGCCGGTTACCTGTACAGCTTCTAA
- a CDS encoding AzlD family protein produces the protein MIDLPTLLVIVLMASTTYLTRILGYLLLRNRQLSARTLAVMDNVPGCVLISVIAPAFVSEQPANLLALAVTVLAAMRFSLLPTVMIGVAATGLLRHWLG, from the coding sequence ATGATTGACCTGCCGACCCTGCTGGTGATCGTGCTGATGGCCTCGACCACTTATCTGACGCGCATCCTCGGCTATCTGCTGCTGCGCAACCGCCAGCTCAGTGCCCGCACCCTGGCCGTGATGGACAATGTGCCCGGCTGCGTGCTGATCTCGGTGATCGCGCCGGCGTTTGTGTCGGAACAGCCGGCCAACCTGCTGGCGCTGGCCGTCACGGTGCTGGCGGCCATGCGTTTTTCGCTGCTGCCCACCGTGATGATCGGGGTGGCGGCGACGGGCCTGCTGCGCCACTGGCTGGGGTGA
- a CDS encoding AzlC family ABC transporter permease codes for MHSLPSTPSSSSSTHPVVLPSGKWREALRGLRASLPVMLGFVPFALVLGAQAAQKGLSVAELALMTGLNFAGGSEFAAVRLWTSPPHLLLIVGMSLLINCRHILMGAALVPYLRHLRRRQALPALFLMCDETWALALADARARGRISMPYYLGVAAGLYASWVVFTATGAALGPAIGDMERFGFDMAFTAVFLVLLKGMWKGVRASRPWLVSLVASAYLLLPGAWHVAIGALAGLVAAVYWAGRHD; via the coding sequence ATGCACAGCCTGCCCTCCACCCCTTCTTCTTCTTCTTCTACGCATCCGGTCGTCCTGCCGTCCGGAAAATGGCGCGAAGCGCTGCGCGGCTTGCGCGCCTCGCTGCCCGTGATGCTGGGCTTTGTGCCGTTTGCGCTGGTGCTCGGGGCGCAGGCCGCGCAAAAAGGCTTGAGCGTGGCGGAGCTGGCCCTGATGACGGGGCTGAACTTTGCCGGCGGTTCGGAGTTCGCGGCGGTGCGCCTGTGGACCTCGCCGCCGCATCTGCTGCTGATCGTCGGCATGTCGTTGTTGATCAACTGCCGCCACATCCTGATGGGCGCCGCGCTGGTGCCCTACCTGCGGCATCTGCGGCGCCGGCAAGCCTTGCCGGCCCTGTTCCTGATGTGCGACGAAACCTGGGCCCTGGCGCTGGCGGACGCGCGCGCACGCGGACGCATCAGCATGCCCTACTACCTGGGCGTAGCGGCCGGCCTGTATGCCAGCTGGGTGGTGTTTACGGCCACCGGCGCGGCACTGGGGCCGGCCATCGGCGACATGGAGCGGTTCGGCTTCGACATGGCGTTTACGGCCGTCTTCCTGGTGCTGCTGAAGGGCATGTGGAAGGGTGTGCGCGCCAGCCGGCCGTGGCTGGTCAGCCTGGTGGCGTCGGCCTATCTGCTGCTGCCGGGCGCCTGGCATGTGGCGATCGGCGCGCTGGCGGGCCTGGTCGCCGCCGTGTACTGGGCAGGCCGCCATGATTGA
- a CDS encoding Lrp/AsnC family transcriptional regulator, translating into MKLDAIDRRILNALQRDGRMQNIDLAKEVGLSPSPCLRRVRLLEEAGVIERYVAVVNPAKVGRGFTVFARIWLTGQDTETVRHFNAAIRQLPEVVECHLMAGDCDFLLRVVAADLDGYYQFQIKHLTSIKGVQSVKTEIPMQNIKLTSEIPV; encoded by the coding sequence ATGAAGCTGGACGCCATCGACCGCCGCATCCTGAACGCCCTGCAACGCGACGGCCGCATGCAGAATATCGACCTGGCGAAAGAAGTGGGGCTGTCGCCCTCGCCCTGCTTGCGCCGCGTGCGCCTGCTGGAAGAGGCCGGCGTCATCGAACGCTATGTGGCGGTGGTCAATCCGGCCAAGGTGGGCCGCGGCTTCACGGTCTTCGCCCGCATCTGGCTGACCGGCCAGGATACGGAAACCGTGCGCCATTTCAACGCCGCCATACGCCAGTTGCCGGAAGTGGTGGAATGCCACCTGATGGCCGGCGACTGCGATTTCCTGCTGCGCGTGGTGGCCGCCGACCTGGACGGCTATTACCAGTTCCAGATCAAGCACCTGACCAGCATCAAGGGCGTGCAAAGCGTCAAGACGGAGATTCCGATGCAGAACATCAAGCTGACGTCGGAAATTCCCGTGTAG
- a CDS encoding helix-turn-helix domain-containing protein → MPNPAATRLIAPPQALASCVRALLTRSTVEAPLTDPRDRFNHSPATPLCTIAWFIEGEGELVVPAGLPAPPTPVRAVFAGPQTGPTTSWNPGPVRLFMVMFYPQALQAISGIDMASCVDRWAALDEVLGAEWQALSEAILAAPDDAARLALLEQFLTPLWQAARPKGPSALAGDWVRHLAWQAADTVFGRGVRNLERRIKARAGQSLRSLLRLRRAEQSFFEARDNARAGPANLADVAAQGGYADQAHLSRDVRAITGHSPGRFLRLLASDDESYWIYRIWL, encoded by the coding sequence ATGCCCAATCCCGCCGCCACGCGTCTGATCGCCCCGCCCCAGGCACTGGCTTCCTGCGTGCGGGCGCTGCTCACGCGCAGCACGGTCGAGGCGCCACTGACGGATCCGCGCGATCGTTTCAACCACTCGCCGGCCACGCCGCTGTGCACCATCGCCTGGTTCATCGAGGGCGAGGGGGAACTGGTGGTGCCGGCCGGTTTGCCGGCACCTCCCACGCCGGTGCGCGCCGTGTTTGCCGGCCCGCAGACGGGGCCCACCACCAGCTGGAATCCCGGTCCCGTGCGCTTGTTCATGGTGATGTTCTATCCGCAGGCGCTGCAGGCGATCAGCGGCATCGACATGGCGTCCTGCGTGGACCGCTGGGCGGCGCTGGACGAGGTGCTGGGCGCCGAATGGCAGGCCCTGTCCGAGGCGATCCTGGCTGCGCCTGACGACGCCGCGCGGCTGGCGTTGCTGGAACAGTTCCTGACGCCGTTATGGCAGGCGGCGCGGCCCAAGGGGCCGTCCGCGCTGGCGGGCGACTGGGTGCGCCACCTGGCGTGGCAGGCGGCCGATACGGTATTCGGCCGCGGCGTGCGCAATCTCGAACGCCGCATCAAGGCGCGCGCGGGGCAATCGCTGCGCAGCCTGCTGCGGCTGCGGCGTGCCGAGCAGTCATTTTTCGAGGCGCGCGACAACGCCCGGGCCGGCCCGGCGAACCTGGCGGACGTGGCCGCGCAGGGCGGCTATGCGGACCAGGCCCACCTGAGCCGCGACGTGCGCGCCATCACCGGCCACAGCCCCGGCAGATTCCTGCGGCTGCTGGCATCGGACGATGAAAGCTACTGGATCTACCGCATCTGGCTCTGA
- a CDS encoding cytochrome P450, with product MHSPLRHLSDLPGPRPWPLLGNLPQLSPTRMHRQVEAWARQYGPLFTMRFATTPVLVVADPILVGGVLRDRPEGFRRPSATAQVAMEMDGRPGLIVAEGAPWRAQRRMVMAALAPHAVKAYFPALAVTCLRLRERWRQAAQAGTSIALAVDLKCYSIDIIAGLAFGIEVNTLEHGEHVLQRHMEIILAGVARRSMAPFPYWRYLRLARERELDASVAALRTAVDQLIAGARTQLEAEPARRQQPANLLQAMLCAAQEEGSGIDDNIVAGNVATMLLAGEETTSSTLAWLLYLLHSNPAALRQAREEVLRMAPEPDSFTIEQMDALVYLNACAQEALRLKPATPFIPLEALRDSVVGDVALPKGGLVWCVMRHDKTMPPGSDFDPGRWLRQDGDAIGKQAAMPFGAGPRTCPGRYLALLEIKVACAMLLATFDIAAIATTGGKEPEEVMGFTMSPQALHMRLRART from the coding sequence ATGCATTCCCCCTTGCGCCACCTTTCCGATCTGCCCGGGCCACGCCCGTGGCCACTGCTGGGCAACCTGCCGCAACTGTCGCCCACGCGCATGCACCGCCAGGTGGAGGCGTGGGCCAGGCAATACGGCCCGCTGTTCACGATGCGTTTTGCCACCACGCCGGTGCTGGTGGTGGCCGACCCGATACTGGTCGGCGGCGTGCTGCGCGACCGGCCGGAGGGCTTTCGCCGCCCGTCCGCCACGGCGCAAGTGGCGATGGAAATGGATGGCCGCCCCGGCCTGATCGTGGCCGAAGGCGCCCCCTGGCGCGCGCAGCGCCGCATGGTCATGGCCGCGCTGGCGCCACACGCGGTCAAGGCCTATTTTCCGGCGCTGGCGGTGACCTGCCTGCGCCTGCGGGAACGCTGGCGCCAGGCCGCGCAGGCTGGCACCAGCATCGCACTGGCGGTCGACCTGAAGTGCTACAGCATCGACATCATCGCCGGCCTGGCCTTCGGCATCGAGGTCAACACCCTCGAGCACGGCGAGCATGTTCTGCAGCGCCACATGGAAATCATCCTCGCCGGCGTGGCGCGCCGCTCGATGGCGCCATTTCCGTACTGGCGCTATCTGAGACTGGCGCGCGAGCGTGAGCTGGACGCCAGCGTCGCCGCGCTGCGCACCGCCGTCGACCAGCTGATCGCCGGCGCGCGCACGCAACTGGAGGCCGAACCGGCACGCCGCCAGCAGCCGGCCAACCTGCTGCAGGCGATGCTGTGCGCGGCGCAGGAGGAGGGCAGCGGCATCGACGACAATATTGTTGCCGGCAACGTCGCCACCATGCTGCTGGCCGGAGAGGAAACCACCAGCAGCACGCTGGCCTGGCTGCTGTATCTGCTGCACAGCAATCCGGCCGCGCTGCGGCAGGCGCGCGAGGAGGTGCTGCGCATGGCACCGGAGCCGGATAGTTTCACCATCGAACAGATGGACGCGCTGGTCTATCTCAACGCCTGCGCCCAGGAAGCGCTGCGCCTGAAACCGGCCACGCCCTTTATCCCGCTCGAAGCCCTGCGCGACAGCGTGGTGGGCGACGTGGCGCTGCCGAAAGGCGGCCTGGTCTGGTGCGTGATGCGCCACGACAAGACCATGCCGCCTGGCAGCGACTTCGATCCCGGCCGCTGGCTGCGCCAGGACGGCGATGCCATCGGCAAGCAGGCCGCGATGCCCTTCGGCGCCGGCCCGCGCACTTGTCCGGGGCGCTATCTGGCGCTGCTGGAAATCAAGGTGGCCTGTGCCATGCTGCTGGCGACGTTTGACATCGCCGCCATCGCGACGACAGGCGGCAAGGAGCCCGAAGAGGTGATGGGTTTCACGATGTCGCCACAGGCTTTGCACATGCGGCTGCGCGCACGAACATAA
- a CDS encoding bifunctional helix-turn-helix transcriptional regulator/GNAT family N-acetyltransferase, with amino-acid sequence MPVLVSHERVAAVRAFNRFFTRHIGVLREGLLHSQFTLTELRVLYELAHHGDRPSAALCRDLGLDRGYLSRIAAKFENDGLISKVASATDGRSKLLHLTPHGRAVYEPLDQCSRDEVSEMLSRFDDAQQLRLLGAMHTIAELLDDQSGMKYAQPFVLRAHRPGDMAWITRRHGELYGAQHGWDASFEQLVGQICTDFERHFDPALEHCWIAEMAGQPVGSVAVARSGEAGVAKLRLLLVEEAARGHGLGARLVDECHRFARAAGYRKMRLWTTDQQKSARQIYQGKGYVLVAQTPVLAFGQQMVDETWELDL; translated from the coding sequence ATGCCTGTCCTGGTTTCCCATGAGCGTGTCGCCGCCGTGCGCGCGTTCAACCGTTTTTTTACACGCCACATCGGCGTCTTGCGCGAAGGCTTGCTGCACAGCCAATTCACGCTGACCGAGCTGCGCGTGCTGTACGAGCTGGCCCACCATGGCGACCGGCCATCGGCCGCGCTGTGCCGCGACCTGGGCCTGGACCGTGGCTACCTGAGCCGCATCGCCGCCAAGTTTGAAAACGACGGACTGATCAGCAAAGTGGCGTCCGCCACCGATGGCCGCAGCAAACTGCTGCACCTGACACCGCACGGCCGCGCCGTCTACGAACCGCTGGACCAGTGTTCGCGCGACGAGGTCAGCGAGATGCTGTCGCGCTTCGACGATGCGCAGCAACTGCGCTTGCTGGGCGCCATGCACACCATCGCCGAATTGCTGGACGATCAGTCAGGCATGAAATACGCCCAGCCTTTCGTGCTGCGTGCGCACCGCCCCGGCGACATGGCCTGGATCACGCGCCGCCACGGCGAATTGTATGGCGCGCAGCATGGCTGGGATGCCAGCTTTGAACAGCTGGTCGGCCAGATCTGCACCGACTTCGAACGCCATTTCGATCCCGCCCTGGAACACTGCTGGATCGCCGAGATGGCAGGCCAGCCGGTCGGCTCGGTTGCGGTCGCGCGCAGCGGTGAAGCGGGCGTGGCCAAGCTGCGCCTGCTGCTGGTGGAAGAAGCGGCGCGCGGCCATGGCCTGGGCGCGCGCCTGGTCGACGAATGCCACCGCTTCGCGCGCGCCGCCGGCTACCGCAAGATGCGCTTGTGGACCACCGACCAGCAAAAGAGTGCGCGCCAGATTTACCAGGGCAAGGGCTATGTGCTGGTGGCACAAACGCCGGTGCTGGCGTTTGGCCAGCAGATGGTCGATGAGACGTGGGAGCTCGATCTCTGA
- the glmS gene encoding glutamine--fructose-6-phosphate transaminase (isomerizing), whose translation MCGIVGAVAQRNITPILVEGLKRLEYRGYDSCGIALHTDGRLQRSRSTARVAELEKQIAEEGVSGFTGIAHTRWATHGAPVSFNAHPHFSPNEENPRVALVHNGIIENHDELRAELTALGYVFQSQTDTEVIAHLVEHLYNGDLFETVQQAVKRLDGAYAIAVFCRDEPHRVVAARQGSPLIVGLGEGENFVASDAMALAGTTNQIIYLEEGDVVDLQLSRVWIVDVDGKPVEREVKTVHAHTGAAELGPYRHYMQKEIFEQPRAIGDTLEGVTGIMPELFGDDAYNIFKQVDRVLILACGTSSYAGMTAKYWIESIAKVPVSVEVASEYRYRDSVPHPNTLIVTISQSGETADTLAALKHARSLGMHHTLTICNVATSAMVRECALAYITRAGVEVGVASTKAFTTQLAGLFLLTLCLAQVNGHLTEEEEAAHLKAMRHLPVAIASVLALEPQIIAWSEEFARKENALFLGRGMHYPIALEGALKLKEISYIHAEAYPAGELKHGPLALVTNEMPIVTIAPNDALIEKLKSNMQEVRARGGQLYVFADVDSHISSGEGLHVIRLPEHYGVLSPILHVVALQLLAYHTALARGTDVDKPRNLAKSVTVE comes from the coding sequence ATGTGCGGCATTGTCGGCGCAGTAGCGCAACGTAATATCACCCCTATCCTGGTCGAAGGCCTGAAGCGCCTGGAATACCGCGGCTACGATTCCTGCGGCATCGCGCTGCATACCGATGGCCGTTTGCAACGTTCGCGCTCGACCGCGCGCGTGGCCGAGCTGGAAAAGCAGATCGCCGAAGAAGGCGTGAGCGGCTTCACGGGCATCGCCCACACGCGCTGGGCCACGCATGGCGCCCCGGTGTCGTTCAATGCCCACCCGCACTTTTCGCCGAACGAGGAAAATCCGCGCGTGGCACTGGTGCATAACGGCATCATCGAAAACCACGACGAACTGCGCGCCGAACTGACCGCCCTCGGTTATGTGTTCCAGAGCCAGACCGATACCGAAGTCATCGCCCACCTGGTCGAGCACCTGTATAACGGCGACCTGTTCGAGACGGTGCAACAAGCCGTCAAGCGCCTCGATGGCGCCTATGCGATCGCCGTTTTCTGCCGCGACGAACCGCACCGCGTGGTCGCCGCCCGCCAGGGTTCGCCGCTGATCGTCGGCCTGGGCGAGGGTGAAAACTTTGTCGCTTCCGACGCCATGGCGCTGGCCGGCACCACCAACCAGATTATCTACCTGGAAGAAGGCGACGTGGTCGACCTGCAACTGTCGCGCGTGTGGATCGTCGATGTCGACGGCAAGCCGGTCGAGCGTGAAGTGAAAACCGTGCATGCGCACACCGGTGCCGCCGAACTGGGCCCGTACCGCCACTATATGCAGAAAGAAATCTTCGAGCAGCCGCGCGCCATCGGCGACACGCTCGAAGGCGTGACGGGCATCATGCCGGAGCTGTTCGGCGACGACGCCTATAACATCTTCAAGCAGGTCGACCGCGTGCTGATCCTGGCCTGCGGCACCAGCTCCTACGCCGGCATGACCGCCAAGTACTGGATCGAATCGATCGCCAAGGTGCCTGTCAGCGTGGAAGTGGCCAGCGAATACCGCTACCGCGACAGCGTGCCGCATCCGAACACCCTGATCGTCACCATTTCGCAAAGCGGCGAAACGGCCGACACGCTGGCCGCCCTGAAACACGCGCGCAGCCTGGGCATGCACCATACGCTGACGATTTGCAACGTGGCCACCAGCGCCATGGTGCGCGAATGCGCGCTGGCCTACATCACGCGCGCCGGCGTCGAAGTGGGCGTCGCCTCGACCAAGGCCTTCACCACCCAGCTGGCCGGCCTGTTCCTGCTGACCCTGTGCCTGGCGCAAGTGAACGGCCACCTGACCGAGGAAGAAGAAGCGGCCCACCTGAAAGCCATGCGTCACCTGCCGGTGGCAATCGCTTCCGTGCTGGCGCTCGAACCGCAGATCATCGCCTGGTCCGAAGAGTTCGCCCGCAAGGAAAACGCCCTCTTCCTCGGTCGTGGCATGCATTACCCGATCGCCCTGGAAGGCGCGCTGAAGCTGAAGGAAATTTCCTATATCCACGCCGAAGCGTATCCGGCCGGCGAACTGAAACACGGCCCGCTGGCCCTGGTAACCAATGAAATGCCGATCGTCACCATCGCCCCGAACGATGCCCTGATCGAAAAGCTGAAGTCGAACATGCAGGAAGTACGCGCCCGCGGCGGCCAGCTGTACGTCTTCGCCGACGTCGATTCGCACATCAGCTCGGGCGAAGGCCTGCACGTGATCCGCCTGCCGGAACACTACGGCGTGCTGTCACCAATCCTGCACGTGGTGGCGCTGCAATTGCTGGCCTACCACACGGCGCTGGCGCGTGGCACCGATGTGGACAAGCCACGCAATCTGGCGAAGTCGGTGACGGTGGAATAA
- a CDS encoding Lrp/AsnC family transcriptional regulator translates to MNETTILLDDIDRRILNALQVDASQTNSELARLVHVSAPTCLRRVKHLTESGVIERQVAIVAPQLVGPSLTAVVEITLDVQAAERMTEFEQLVAGEAAVLQCYRVSPGPDFVLIVQVADMPAYHALAHSLFTAHANVRNVKSYFSTFRSKFETRIAV, encoded by the coding sequence ATGAACGAAACCACTATTCTTCTTGACGACATCGACCGGCGGATTCTGAATGCCTTGCAAGTTGATGCATCACAAACCAACAGCGAACTGGCGCGGCTGGTCCATGTCTCGGCACCCACTTGCCTGCGCAGGGTCAAGCACCTGACCGAGAGCGGGGTGATCGAGCGGCAGGTGGCGATCGTCGCGCCGCAACTGGTAGGGCCCAGCCTGACGGCGGTGGTCGAGATCACGCTCGATGTACAGGCGGCCGAACGCATGACCGAGTTCGAACAACTGGTGGCCGGCGAGGCGGCAGTGCTGCAATGCTACCGCGTCTCGCCCGGCCCCGATTTCGTGCTGATCGTGCAGGTGGCCGACATGCCGGCCTACCATGCGCTGGCGCACAGCTTGTTTACGGCGCACGCCAACGTGCGCAATGTGAAAAGCTATTTTTCCACCTTCCGCAGCAAGTTCGAGACACGCATCGCCGTCTGA
- the glmU gene encoding bifunctional UDP-N-acetylglucosamine diphosphorylase/glucosamine-1-phosphate N-acetyltransferase GlmU, producing the protein MNVVILAAGMGKRMQSALPKVLHPLAGKPLLSHVIDTARTLAPSKLCVIYGHGGAAVLKLLDQYKSGQSVDIAAAEQAQQLGTGHAVQQALPLLDDNVPTLILYGDVPLTSGGSLQKLVQAAGNGQLAILTVVQDDPFGLGRIVRENGAIVRIVEEKDATADERAIKEINSGIMVAPTVQLKKWLSALSNNNAQGEYYLTDIVAQAVADGVPVTSAQPGAVWEVAGVNSKVQLAQLERIHQNNIALALLERGVTLMDPARIDVRGELICGRDVTIDVGCVFEGRVELGDGVRVGANNVLVNARIAAGAHIKPFCHIEEAIVGAGSLIGPYARLRPGTMLAEEVHIGNFVEVKNSQVAANSKANHLAYIGDATIGSRVNIGAGTITCNYDGVNKSRTVIEDDAFIGSDSHLIAPVTVGKGATLGAGTTLSKDAPAGKLTISRAKQTTVEGWHRPIKKPK; encoded by the coding sequence ATGAACGTTGTCATTCTCGCCGCCGGTATGGGGAAACGCATGCAGTCGGCACTGCCAAAAGTACTGCACCCACTGGCTGGCAAGCCGCTGCTGTCGCATGTGATCGATACGGCGCGCACCTTGGCGCCGTCCAAATTATGCGTGATTTACGGACATGGGGGCGCAGCGGTGCTGAAACTGCTCGACCAGTACAAGTCCGGGCAGTCGGTGGACATCGCCGCCGCCGAGCAGGCGCAGCAGCTGGGCACCGGCCACGCCGTGCAGCAAGCGCTGCCTTTGCTGGACGATAACGTTCCTACCCTGATCCTGTACGGCGACGTGCCGCTGACCAGCGGCGGCTCGCTGCAAAAGCTGGTGCAGGCGGCCGGCAACGGCCAGCTGGCGATCCTGACGGTGGTGCAGGACGATCCGTTCGGCCTGGGCCGCATCGTGCGCGAAAATGGCGCCATCGTGCGCATCGTCGAGGAAAAGGACGCTACCGCGGACGAGCGCGCCATCAAGGAAATCAACAGCGGCATCATGGTCGCGCCGACCGTGCAACTGAAGAAATGGCTGTCTGCGCTGTCGAACAACAATGCGCAAGGTGAATACTATCTGACCGACATCGTTGCCCAGGCCGTTGCCGATGGCGTGCCTGTCACCTCGGCCCAGCCCGGCGCCGTGTGGGAAGTCGCTGGCGTCAACAGCAAGGTGCAACTGGCCCAGCTGGAACGGATTCACCAGAACAATATCGCGCTGGCCCTGCTCGAGCGCGGCGTCACCCTGATGGACCCGGCCCGCATCGATGTGCGTGGCGAACTGATCTGCGGACGCGACGTCACCATCGACGTCGGCTGCGTGTTCGAAGGCAGGGTGGAACTGGGCGACGGCGTGCGCGTGGGCGCCAATAACGTGCTGGTCAATGCCAGGATCGCGGCTGGCGCGCACATCAAGCCGTTCTGCCATATCGAAGAAGCCATCGTTGGCGCCGGTTCGCTGATCGGCCCGTACGCGCGCCTGCGCCCCGGCACCATGCTGGCGGAAGAAGTGCATATCGGTAACTTCGTCGAAGTCAAAAACAGCCAGGTGGCCGCCAACAGCAAGGCCAATCACCTGGCGTATATCGGCGACGCCACCATCGGCTCGCGCGTCAACATCGGCGCCGGCACCATCACTTGCAACTACGACGGCGTCAACAAATCGCGCACGGTGATCGAAGACGACGCCTTTATCGGCAGCGACAGCCATCTGATCGCACCGGTGACGGTCGGCAAGGGCGCCACCCTGGGCGCCGGCACCACCCTGTCGAAAGATGCGCCGGCCGGCAAGCTGACCATCTCGCGCGCCAAGCAGACCACCGTCGAAGGCTGGCACCGCCCGATCAAGAAGCCGAAATAA
- a CDS encoding DUF6279 family lipoprotein: MKKFNTRAPLHQRFTCALLVLMLVVVAGCSSLRLAYNNGDTVLYWWLNAYVDLDRDQKGWVREDIDKLFDWHRKTQLKDYVEILRKGQKQVQGNPTQADLLADYSEIKSRTQSLLLKAAPDLADLARSLKPEQIAQMEKKFKSNNDDYRKKFLTGDQEKRQQLRYKKSMEQFELWFGSFSGEQETLIRKASDARPLDNEIWLDERMRRQRNVLTLVQKVQNEKLGKEATVALINTLIKDSFERLEHSDRKAFFDAFENSTAQMILTVIKIATPAQKAHAVKRMQGWIDDFNSLAAQPK, translated from the coding sequence ATGAAAAAGTTTAACACGCGGGCCCCTCTCCACCAGCGCTTTACTTGTGCATTGCTGGTCCTGATGCTGGTCGTCGTGGCCGGCTGCAGCAGCTTGCGCCTGGCCTACAACAATGGCGACACCGTGCTGTACTGGTGGCTCAACGCCTATGTCGACCTGGACCGCGACCAGAAAGGCTGGGTACGCGAAGATATCGACAAGCTGTTCGACTGGCACCGCAAGACCCAGCTCAAGGACTATGTGGAAATCCTGCGCAAGGGCCAGAAGCAGGTGCAGGGCAACCCCACCCAGGCGGACTTGCTGGCCGATTACAGCGAAATCAAGAGCCGCACCCAGTCGCTGCTGCTGAAAGCGGCCCCCGACCTGGCCGACCTGGCCCGCTCGCTGAAGCCGGAACAGATCGCGCAGATGGAAAAGAAGTTCAAGTCGAACAATGACGACTATCGCAAGAAGTTTCTCACGGGCGACCAGGAGAAACGCCAGCAGCTGCGCTACAAGAAATCGATGGAACAGTTCGAACTGTGGTTCGGCAGTTTCAGCGGCGAACAGGAAACCCTGATCCGCAAGGCGTCCGACGCGCGGCCGCTGGACAATGAAATCTGGCTCGACGAGCGCATGCGCCGCCAGCGCAATGTACTGACCCTGGTACAAAAGGTACAGAACGAAAAGCTGGGCAAGGAAGCCACCGTGGCCCTGATCAATACCCTGATCAAGGACAGCTTCGAGCGCCTGGAACACTCTGATCGCAAGGCCTTTTTTGATGCATTTGAAAACAGCACGGCGCAAATGATACTGACCGTGATCAAGATCGCCACGCCGGCGCAAAAAGCCCATGCCGTCAAGCGCATGCAGGGCTGGATCGACGACTTCAATTCGCTGGCGGCGCAGCCGAAATAA